ACGGACGCCAGCTCGGCCTGGCGGATGGACAGGGGGCTAGGAGAGCCGGCTTCGTCCGCCGCCTTGGCCAGGGCGCGGGCCAGGCGCACCGCCACCGGTTGGGCGGCGCGCTGCTCGATAAAGGCCAGGGCCGTGCGCTGGTTGGCGCAGACCAGCAGGCCCAGATCGCGATAGAAAGCGCCGTCTTGCACGCCCAGTCGCGCTACCGAGGCCGGCGACAGATGGAGCACGCTGGCCGACCCGAAGGCCACGGCGTCGTGGGGGCGCGGCCCGCCGTCCAGGGTCGAGAGCTCGCCGAACCAGACGCCGGGCCCCAGGATCCGCACCAGGATCTCCATGCCGCTGGCCGGATAGCCGATCAGCCGCACCTGGCCCTCGAGCACCGCCCAAAGGCCGTTGGGCGGATCGCCGGCGCCATAGAGGCGCGCGCCATCCGGAACCGCCGAGACGCTGGCCTCGCCGAGAATCAACTCGCGGCGCTCGACGGGGAGGGCGGCGAACCAGTCTCCGGCCTCAAGGGTGCGGCGGTCGTCGGCGGTGGGACGCACGAAGAGCCTTTCGATGAGATTGTCGCGGGCGCGACAATCCTCATTTCGACCCGGTGTTAGCGTCCGTCAAACCATAATGGAGGAAGCAAGTATGACAGCGGCTTTGAAAGCGGTTCCTGGCGTGCGCGAACGCGTGTCGCCCGAGGAATGGGCCCTGCGGGTTGACCTGGCGGCGGCGTTTCGCCTGGCGGCGCTGAACGGCTGGGATGACCTGATCTTCACCCACATGTCGGTGCGAATCCCGGGACCCGAGCACCATTTCCTGATCAACTCCTACACCAACATGTTCGAGGAGGTGACCGCCTCGAACCTGGTGAAGATCGACCTCAACGGCGACAAGGTCATGGACTGCGCCGGCCAGGTGATCCGTGCTGGCTTCGTGATTCATTCGGCGATCCACAGCGCCCGCGAGAACGCCAATGCGGTGATCCATCTGCATACCCCGCAGGGCCAGGCGGTGTCGGCCTCGGCCGACGGCCTGCTGCCGGTGACCCAGACGGCGATGATCGTCTGTCACGACGTCGCCTACCACGAGTCCGAAGGCATCGCCGAGGACATGGGCGAGCAGGAGCGCATCGTCGCCGATCTGGGCGAGAAGAACACGATGATCCTGCGCAACCACGGCACCATGGCCGTGGGCGAGACGATCCAGCAGGCGTATCTGCGCATGTATTTCCTGGAACGGGCCTGCCAGGCCCAGGTGCTGATCCCGGGCAAGGTCCACCGTCCGCAACAGGGCGTGGCCGAGGTGATCAAGGGCCAGGTGACCGGCCCGGCCACCAAGATGATCGCCGAGCACTTCGCCTGGCCGGCTCTGCTGCGCAAGCTGGACCGGATCGACTCCAGCTTCCGCGACTAGGCCTCGGCGACATGCGGTGGTTGAAGGCCGACGGCGTGGCGATCGAAAAGCCGCATCGAACGATGCGTGTTCAAGCGCCTGAAAAACGCCTGCCGGACAAGGCCTTGGGTTAAGCTTCGGCGTCTCCTCGAGACACCCGCGCCGACCTCCTCGTCGCGAACTCGTCGATAGCCCGTGGCGGCCGAGGCCGCCGCGCTCCCGCGTCATCCTCTTGCACGTCGATGGATGGCGCGCCGGACGCAGGACGGCTCGGCCCGGGCGCACCGACACCCTGTGGTGCGCCCGGTCCTCTTTTGAAGCTCAGAGCGTGTCGACCGGCGGACCCGGCTCGGCGCGCTGCTTCAGGCGAGTCCAGAAGGCCTCCGCCGCCACGGTCTGGCGGGCGCGGGGGCGAAACAGCCGGATATCGATCGGCACGTCCCAGGTCTCGTCGCCGGCCCGAACCAGGCTGCCTTCCTCCAGGTCGCGCGAGATCAGGCTCATGGGTAGCCAAGCCAGACCCCGTCCCGCCCGAGCCATGGCCGCCAGCACTGTCGCCACATGGGCGGTGAAGCTGGGCGACAGCCAC
The window above is part of the Caulobacter soli genome. Proteins encoded here:
- a CDS encoding Crp/Fnr family transcriptional regulator — translated: MRPTADDRRTLEAGDWFAALPVERRELILGEASVSAVPDGARLYGAGDPPNGLWAVLEGQVRLIGYPASGMEILVRILGPGVWFGELSTLDGGPRPHDAVAFGSASVLHLSPASVARLGVQDGAFYRDLGLLVCANQRTALAFIEQRAAQPVAVRLARALAKAADEAGSPSPLSIRQAELASVVGVSRQTLNRGLRRLEEAGVVALGYASIAILDPARLSRLCNPEAFGR
- a CDS encoding class II aldolase/adducin family protein → MTAALKAVPGVRERVSPEEWALRVDLAAAFRLAALNGWDDLIFTHMSVRIPGPEHHFLINSYTNMFEEVTASNLVKIDLNGDKVMDCAGQVIRAGFVIHSAIHSARENANAVIHLHTPQGQAVSASADGLLPVTQTAMIVCHDVAYHESEGIAEDMGEQERIVADLGEKNTMILRNHGTMAVGETIQQAYLRMYFLERACQAQVLIPGKVHRPQQGVAEVIKGQVTGPATKMIAEHFAWPALLRKLDRIDSSFRD